In one Nicotiana tomentosiformis chromosome 6, ASM39032v3, whole genome shotgun sequence genomic region, the following are encoded:
- the LOC104113057 gene encoding protein TIFY 10A, whose product MGSSEIVDSGKVTGQKSQFSQTCNLLSQFLKKKGSFGDLNNLGIYRSFEPIGNQTTTTMNLLPMIEKSGDSAENNSQKPMNLFPQEVISTAKSEPEKAQMTIFYGGQVIVFDDFPADKANEIMKLASKKNNNKQNLASNIFSYAMVNNKKSAESVTINSTQELRTRTQVPISQSSVADLPIARRNSLTRFLEKRKDRITSTAPYQICNKKVADSKNEENKAWLGLGAQFVPVKTEQFF is encoded by the exons ATGGGCTCATCGGAGATTGTAGATTCCGGCAAGGTCACCGGCCAGAAGTCTCAGTTTTCTCAAACTTGTAATCTtttgagtcaattcttgaagAAAAAAGGTTCATTTGGAGATCTCAATAATCTTGGTATCTACCGCAGTTTTGAACCAATTG GAAACCAAACAACTACTACTATGAATTTATTGCCAATGATTGAGAAATCAGGTGATTCAGCTGAGAATAATTCTCAAAAACCAATGAATCTTTTTCCTCAAGAAGTTATTTCTACTGCAAAATCTGAACCAGAAAAGGCACAAATGACAATATTTTATGGTGGCCAAGTTATTGTATTTGATGATTTTCCAGCAGATAAGGCAAATGAAATCATGAAATTGGCTAGcaaaaaaaacaacaacaaacagAATTTGGCTAGTAACATTTTTTCTTATGCAATGgtaaataataaaaaatcagCTGAATCTGTTACTATCAATTCGACTCAAGAACTTCGTACGCGAACTCAGGTGCCAATATCACAATCCTCTGTTGCTGATTTACCAATTGCGAGACGAAATTCACTTACAAGATTTTTGGAGAAAAGAAAAGATAGAATTACTTCAACTGCACCATATCAGATTTGCAACAAAAAAGTAGCTGATTCTAAGAATGAGGAAAATAAGGCATGGCTTGGATTAGGTGCTCAATTTGTTCCAGTGAAAACTGAGCAGTTCTTTTAG
- the LOC138893580 gene encoding uncharacterized protein has translation MGQIENMFKQMMEKNVDSDAPLASHNTSIRNLEVQLGQISQVLNTCPKGELPSDMVVNPKGGNTGHAMAVTARSGRGGVASSSNQRRHMGDDVLILIAPEDQEKTTFTCPYGTFAFSWMPFELCNAPITFQRCMMSIFTDMVEDFLEVFMDDFFIVGDSFEEFLDNLDKDFSKVVNPLCKLLEKDAKFLFNEDCMKAFELLKYKLTTTHIITVPNWSLPFELMCDASDMAVGAVLGQRINKIFHSVYYASKTMNEAQVHYTVTKKELLAIVFAMEKFRPYLIGTKDVSYLVKRCDECQRAGGISKKNEMPLTTILEIDIFDVWGIDFMSPFVSSCGNTYILVAVDYVSKWVEVVALPNNEARSVLAFLKKNIFTRFGTPRAVISE, from the exons atgggacaaattgaaaacatgtttaagcaaatgatggaaaaaaaTGTCGACTCCGATGCCccattagcctcccacaacacttctatccgcaacttggaggttcaacttggccaaatttctcaagtTTTAAATACTTGCCCAAAGGGGGAACTACCTAGTGATATGGTAGTGAACCCAAAAGGTGGGAATACGGGGCATGCAATGGCCGTGACAGCAAGAAGTGggagaggtggagttgctagtagctcaaaccaaagaagacatatgggtgatgatgtgttg attcttattgcacctgaagaccaagagaagaccaccttCACTTGTCCGTATGGAACTTTCGCTTTCTCGTGGATGCCATTCgagttatgcaatgcaccgataacttttcagcggtgtatgatgtccatcttcaccgatatggtggaggactttctcgaggttttcatggatgatttctttATCGTGGGGGATTCTTTTGAAGAGTTCTTggataacttggataag gacttttctaaggtggtaaacccatTGTGCAaacttttggagaaagatgccaagttccttttcaatgaagattgtatgaaggcatttgaactactcaagtataagttgactaccactcATATTATCACCGTgccaaattggagcttaccatttgagctcatgtgtgatgcaagcgataTGGCAGTTGGTGCGGTATTGGGGCAACGAATTAATAAGATCTTTCattcggtctactatgctagcaagaccatgaacgAGGCCCAAGTCCACTATACGGTGACCAagaaagaactcctagccattgtctttgctatggagaagttccgcccatacctaataggtacaaag GACGTTAGCTATCTCGTTAAGCGTtgcgatgaatgtcaaagggccggtgggatctccaagaaaaatgagatgcctctcaccaccatcctggagattgatatttttgatgtttggggcattgattttatgAGTCCGTTTGTGAGCTCATGTGGGAACACCTATatattggtagctgtggattacgtgtccaaatgggttgaagtcgtggctttgcccaacaatgaagctcggagtgtgttagctttcttgaagaagaacatattcacaaggtttggtactccaagggccgtCATTAGTGAATGA